CTTCCCCCTCCATTCGCTTGAGTGGCATCCGCGATAGAAGACGTCCATCGGGGTCAAGCCGTAAAGCTCGTTCGCTGACCTTCGAACTCTGTCGATAGGTATTCGATGTGACCATTAATCGATGCAGGGCTTTGAGGCTCCAGTTTTGACGTACAAACTCATTCGCAATCCAATCCAGCAATTCCGGGTGAGAAGGGCGTTCGCCTGCATGACCAAAATTACCCGGCGTATTGACAATACCTTTACCGAAATGATGCAACCAGATTCGATTAACGATCACGCGTGCTGTTAAGGGGTGATTTGGCTGGGTTAACCACCGGGCAAAGGCCAGACGCCGCCCAACCGGCTTCCCTTTTGGGTTTGAATTAGAAAGCATAAATGATGGATTGTTTTTTGTGAGAACCGCAGGCACACCAGGACTCACAGGACGACCGGGAGTCAGATAATTGCCACGCTTCAAAATATAAGAGGGTGAAGGGGACCCACGCGACCACAGGGCACGAATCCGGGGTTCTGACATTCGTTTCGCTTCCAGAGTTTTGATTTGAGTCTGTAATTCCTCTGTTTTCTGTTGATATTCGGGATCGAGCTTCTTCAACTCGTCCGGGGCAATATTGATCAGTTGTTCGTGTTTTTTTAACAGCTTCGTCTGCTCAGCCGTATGTGAAGACGGATCATTCGAAAACGCAATCAAGATCTGTTTTCGATCTGTGTCAGGCAACACTTGAATTTTTTTCTCCCGTTGCACTTTCAGTGTTTTGGCGGTGAGATCTTTTAACGCTTGCCTGGTTTGATTTACTTGTGCCGTCAATTGTTTTTCATGATTCTCATAATGACGGCGTTCTTCAGGCATGACATGGGGGAGCGTACGTGCCCCTTGTGACTTCAGCCAGTCATGTTCATCGTACGCTTCCTTAAAAATCGCCGTCAGACGGTAATAGTCCCGTTGTGGAATGGGATCAAATTTATGCGAATGACATCGAGCACACTTTAGCGTCAGTCCCATCACCGCTGATCCCAGAATGTCCATTTCATCGGAAATGACTTCCAGCCGATCCGGTACAAAGTTGGTGATATTGGCAAAGGTGCGATCTGGCGCAGTTCTCAGAAAACCAGTCGCGACCAGGCAGTCATACGCTTCTTGAGAGATTTCCTGCGATTGATAATCGACGAGTTCATCACCGGCGATCTGTTCCGTCAGAAAACGGGAATAGGGTTTGTCCAGATTGAAAGCACGAATGACATAATCGCGGTAGCGGTACATGTGCGGTCGCACTTTATCCTGGTTTTGAGCTCCTTCGGAGTCAGCATATCCGGCGACATCCAACCAGTGCCGCGCCCAGCGTTCCCCATAGCGGCGCGATGCCAATAAACGATCGACTAGTTTTTCATACGCGAGTGGATCAGGATCATTGAGAAACTGATCGATTTCGTCGGGCGTTGGCGGTAGACCGGTCAGGTCAAAATACAAGCGGCGAATTAAGATGCGTTTTTCTGCTGTGGGTGAAAAAAAGAGCCCTTGTGTTTCCAGTTTTTTCAGAATAAATGCATCAATCGGGTTTTTGATCTGGTCAGTATGTTTCACTTGAGGGGGCTGAACTTTTGCAGGAGGTTGGAACGACCAGAATTCTCGATCTTTGTCCGACACCAGTGAATCAGCCAGCCTCGTTTCTGCGTTCGTATTCTCTTTCAACTCCGGCAGCTTGAGTCTGATCCATTGGGAAAGCAACTCCAGCTCGTTCGCTCCCATCGGTTTCACACTGACGGAAACCAGCTTCCGTCGAGGTGGCATCTCGCCCGACTTGATTTTCTGGATCAGGATGCTTTCTTCCGGTTTTCCCGGAATCACTATTGGTCCCGATTTTCCCCCTTTCAGGATAGACTCTCTGGTTCTTAAATCAAGGCCCGCTTCCTGTCGACGGCCACCATGACAGGCGACGCAACGCAAATAGAGCAGGGGGATAATATCATGCTGGGTGACCGCAGGTGCAGATGAAATGGCTTCGCGAAACTTCGCGCCATTGGCGATCCAGAGACGGAGTGATTCTATTTGATTTTGATTGAGGCGATCTTTCTCATCTGGTGGCATTTCTTCTGCTTCGATCATCTGAAACAGCAGGCTTGCCTCCGGATCTCCCGCCTGCACGATCCGCCCCGATTCACTGCCCTTGAGAATTCCCTGCGCTGTGCTCAGGTCAAGTCCCGCCTTTTTCATATTGGGATTATGGCAACGGACACATTTGGCTTCGATGATCTTCCGGGATGAGGTTTCATAGAAAACAGGGACACTTTCCGAGGCTTGTGATCTGGATGCCACTGCGATGCAGAAAAGAATCGAGCACAAAAAAAGACCGATTGACGAGCGATGAAAAAACAGCGGGCGATCAATCTGGGCCAGAAGTCTACCAATCATCGTCTTTCTCCAAGATCCTATAATCCCGACATGATAAGATAGAGTTTGGATTATTTCTTCGTTAAAAACAAGGCCCATTGTTGTGAACGAGAAAATCATCCCTGGCAGAACTCGCTATGGTGCGTGAACTCTGATTAAGTCAAGCAGAAAATGAGCTCTGGCAGGAATGAATACTCAGAGCGTAATTTGGGTCTCCAATTAACTTTGCGATGTGGAGAGAGCGGTCTTCCTGTCTTCGCAGTGATAAGTCGCCCAGATTAGCTTAAGTCTGTGTTGCTTCTGATTGCGTCATTGTGTGTGGAGTGAGTCCCATAATTTTCCAATTCGCTTTTGGCTGGAATTCGGGCTCAGCAGTAAAGACATGAATCTGATCATTCGGATCAATGGCAAACAGCATTAATCGCTCTTCTCCCAGTTTTTTGAGATAATCTTCGTAGGAAAACTCTTCCGTCAGTACTGTGGTTTTAATTTCCGCACCTTGATTCAATCGTTCTTCCAGGTCTTCATAGGTAATGGTCTCGTCAAAAAGAAAACGCCCTCCAAATTTAAAAATGGATTTCTCATCTGCGGGGCCCGTTTCTGGCTGATGATTTCGGATGGTGAAGATGCATTTTGGTGGGAATTCCAATCGAAAGTATTGTGCAGCTAAGGCATTCAATTCCAGGTGCGGAGACATGGCCAGAAGATTGCCAATTCCAATCAGGTTGAGATGTCGTTCAGCGTGTTCCGAGACAGGATTTCCCCAGTACGCAGATAATCCCTTGAGCTTTGCTTCCGTGACGGCTGACCAGTTTTGGTCGGTCAATAAAGTTCGAAATCCATTTTTGTTCAATTCCAGAGCGATCGTTTGAGTGACAGAATTCGCCCCGATGATCAGAAACCCTTTCGGCTCTGGTTCTGCGACTTTTAAGATTCTGGCCAGAGGTCTGGCTGTCGCACTTTGCAGCAGGACAGTTCCAATAATGACCAGAAAGGTAAGGGGGACCATTTGTACTGCTTCCGGGTACCCTGTTGATTCAAGTTTAATTGCGAAGAGTGCGGAAATCGCGGCAGCGACGATCCCACGCGGGGCAATCCATGACAGCAAATGGCGCTCTGACATGCTCAGCTTTGATCCCAGAGCACAAATATGAACACTCAAAGGGCGAACGAAAAATTGAATCAATAAAAAGATCCCCAGCGCTGGCCAGCCCAGATCAATAAAATTCGATAGATTTAATCGCGCAGCTAATATGATAAACAGCATGGAGACCAGCAAAATACTGAGACTTTCCTTGAAGTTCAGAATGTCATCTAAATCGATGCCTTTCATATTAGTCAGCCAGATTCCCATGACTGTGACTGCCAGTAAACCTGATTCTGTCGCCAACATGTTGGAGACGGCAAAGATCGTACAGACAAAAGCTAGTGCTGCAAAATTATGGAGGTATTGCGGAATCCAATATTTTTTGATGAGAGATCCGAAACAATAACCGCCGGCGACTCCAAATAAGACTCCGCTGAGTAATATCTTACCGAAGACAATCAGACCGGCTGCAAAACCTTCGTCAGTTCCCTCTGAAATGATAAATTGAAAAACCAGCACCGCCAGAATTGCCCCAATGGGATCGATCAGAATTCCCTCCCACTGTAAAATATTGGCAACATTTTCTTTTGGTCGCATCGTCCGTAGGAGTGGCATGATGACCGTAGGGCCTGTCACAACCATCAGGGCTCCAAACAGGAAAGAGACTTCCCAGGAAAAACCAATTAGCATTCGTGTTGCCAGTGTGATTACAAACCAGGAAATCAACACTCCCAGAGTGATCATATTGCGGATCACACGCTCTAGCCCCGGGATGTCCTTAAATTTGAGAGTCAAGCTGCCTTCAAAAAGAATGACGGCAACGGCTAGTGATACAAAGGGAAACAGCAGATCGCCAAATAATTGATCTGGCTGCAGTAAATCCGATACCGAGCCGGCCAGGATACCCATCGGTAGCAGGAAAAGAATCGCCGGCAGTTTGACCCGCCAGGCGATCCACTGACAAAACATACCTGCAAGTAGAATTGATGCGAGAGACAGTATGGCGTGTTCACCCATTGCGTTTTCCAGCGATCGGTTTTTGTTTGGGTTTCAATATTTTAGCTTTGGGTGTAGGCTGAGTGTTTCCAGTTTCGACATCCAGTGAGTCAATCATCGCCACGTCCTGGTCACCAAGATCGAGAAAACGGGCTACAACGACGGTCGTATTGTCAGTGCCTCCACGGTCTTTCACTTCATTCAGCAAGCTGACACAGGTATCGTTGGCCATCGTATCCTGTCCTAATATCTCGGAGATTACCGAGTCCGGAACGTGCTTTGTCAATCCGTCTGTACATAACAGCAAAGCATCTCCCATTTGTATTTGCATTTTACAGATATCAGGATTAAGCACACTGTCGCCGTCCCCTCCAATTGAATTTAATAATAAATTTTTCCAGATTTCCGGAACTTCATCAGCCTCTAAGGTTCCATTGGTTACCAGTCGCTCTGCCAGGCTATGGTCTCTGGTAAGTTGATGAAGGTTCGATTGTCTGTAAAGGAAACAGCGAGTATGGCCGGTATGCACGACATACAATTGTGGCCAGACCATGTAAGCCAATGTTAACGATGCTCCCATCCCTGCACGCTCCGGATGTTCCTGGACGTCGGATTCCATTCGTTGCTGGCATTGCTCAAACGCATTGATCAGCGCATCGCACATGTCATCATCTGATTCTTCATCCCACTGGAGAAACCAAGGCATGTTATTCAGAAAATAACGCGTGATGCTATCGGTCGCCAGACGACTGGCTAAATCGCCGGTTTCTGGATTACCAGTGCCCTCAGCGACCATTAACAGTTTCGCTTGAGAGTTTCCAAACACTCTGGAATGGTTATCCAGGCTTAAGCTACTCAAATGAATCCGCATGGATTTCTCCAGGTCAGCAATCAGGAATTGATCTTGGTTTTGGAGCTGTTTGGAGCCGGTCTGTGTCAAGCCATAGCAATCCATCTTTCCTGTCATTGTGCTGCTCCTGTTCCCTGTATTTTGTTGCATCGGTCTCAGTGAGTGTGCCGAAAGCATGTTGTTCACAAAGGAAGTTGTGACGCGGTCAGACATTCACTGTTCTGAATGTGTAAATTCAATGCATATCACATTCCCGATAGGGGCAATGTGCTGGAATGGCGACACCCGTGTGGAAATACTTCCGGTTAAACTATTTCTGGAGAAGAGGTTATGTCATTTTCTAAAACTAGAGAACGGAATGTAATTTCTATCAGAGCGCTTATTGTTGTGAGTTGGTTTCAGGATTGGATTCTCGTCTTGAACATTCACACATCATATTCTGCGCGAAATCAAACCACTCTGGCTTGCTGGCGACCGACTTCGAATTTGCTTTCTATTCTCTGGGCCGGTTGTAGCTGTTCTTTCGAATAAAGAAATTTCATTGAATCCGGCCTGCATTTACAGAATGAATTGCGATTTTGTTTTGCCTTACCCTCCGGCCGGAATTCAGCGAATTTTCAAACTGGCACGTCAATTGCATTTTCAGAAGTTCCATGTAGAAAGCTGATGTTTAGCGAACGCATTAAGAAATGATTTATAAAGGAGAATGTTATGGCCACTCGGGAAGAACTACGCGGTCACTGGAATGAAATACGCGGTCGAATCGAAGAACGCTGGGGCGAGCTGACTTCAGATGATCTCGATGAAGTCGAAGGTAAAACCGATCAACTTGTTGGCAAGATTCAGCAGAAAACAGGAGAAACACGCCAGACGATCGAAACCGAATTGGACTCCATTGTGAGAAATCTATCCCAGTCTGCTTCGTCCTTCTCAGAAGAGTTTGGCGATAATATTCACGAGGCAGTCAATAAAACGAAACAGCAATTTTCACATGCTTCTGATGTCGCGAAAGAACAATACGGTCGCGTCCAGGAATCGGTCCAGGATGGTTATCGTCAGGCAGAACAAACCGTTCAGAAAAACCCTGTTGAGTCAGTCGCTGTTGCATTTGGGACAGGTTTGATTGCTGGTGTGATCGTGAGTCTGGTCTGGCGTCGCTAAGAGAGGTCTGTTGACGTGAATGGATTACCTCAAGAAATGAAAGAAGGATAGGGAAATGATTGATCAATTAGAAGATGTCGAGCATCGTTCCACTCAGTCGCCTCAGCCAGTTTCTAATCAAGATGTAGTCAAACAGGAAAAGGCAAAGCTGAGTCAATACATCAAAGAGAAGCCCGCGCAATCCGTGTTGATTGGTTTGGGAGTCGGGATTGGTACCGGGCTGATTCTGGGAACCATCTTCCGGGGATCTTCAAAATATCTGCCACATGATGAAGTGTTGACAGAAAAAATTGGAAACCATGTGAAGAATTCGCTTCGTGAGATTGCTCCTGCTTCGTTAATGAAACACTTCCGCTCCTGATCAATTCAATTTGATTGTGTTGCAGCAATGGATGTGTGGATTCTTCGATGGTGGCTGGAAATCTTGGATAGGGCAGAGGGCGTAGGTGTGGTGATTCAGACAAAAATTGACCGAGCTGAGCAGATTCAACGATCGATGCAGTTGATCCGTCGAGATTTAGATCACGATTTTGATCAAGTAAAGCAAAGTGCATCACAGCTGACTGACTGGCGCTACTATGTCAGAAATTATCCCTGGACGTGTGTGGGACTGGCAGCGGCCATTGGTTACATCGTTGTTCCCCGCAAATTACAGATACAAAGTCCGGATACAAAAACGCTGGAAAAGTTAGCTCGCAAAAATAAGCTGGTCATTGAAAGTAAATCAAGCGAAGACGATAAGCCGGGAGCCGTGAAAACAGCAGTGACATTTCTTTCCGGACTTGCTTTGAGAGCAGTTACAGCACAATTGGTCCAAAAGCTGGCTTCAGGTATGGACCAGAATAACGCGACACAAACTGGTATAGAGGCAGATTGGCAAGAGGAAGTGACAGCATCAGCTTCATGATTCACTGAAGCTGAGGAAAGAGGACATGATGCGATATAAAATCCACGAAGCATATAAAATACTCGGTCAGTTACAAGAGCAGCGCGATTCATCAGCAAAGCCTGAGTCTGAGCCTGACTTCTTACCTCCCACAGAAGATTGGGAGCCATGTCTCAGAGAACAAATCACGAGCCATCCCAGTCTGGTTGTCAATCTCAGCTTGATCGCCGGAGTCGTGATGGGGTGTTGGGTGAAACGATGATAAATTCAAACGACTGCAATAGAGCAGAAAACAAAACTGATATGAGAGGCCACTTAGGCGACTTGGGAGCAGACCTGATTTCTCTCAGTGAACTGCAGATCGAATTGCTCACCGTTGACACTCGTGATGCAGTGCGGGAATCTTTTTACCCAATGATCCTGCTGTTTCTAGGGGGCGGTCTTGTAATGGGAGCCTGTCCCGTCTTGCTGACTGGTATCTCGTGGTGGTTGAGCACAGTCTCAGATCTGAGCCTGGCAGCAAGTTTCTTCACGGTTGCGCTATGCGGATTACTGATTGCAACTGCTCTTTTTTTCTTTGCCTGGAAAGGTCTGGGAAAGAGTCTGGGACTACTGAAACGGTCACGTACAGAACTCAAAAGTAATATCCAATGGATCAAGAAAATATTGTCCGAGAAACATCATTACCGCTCATCACGCTCCTGAACAGAATAATCCAGAAATTGCATCATTTAAACCGAAAGGAATGATCTCATGACTATGAAAGTTACGCCATCAAAACAAAATGCGACTTCTACCAGAAGACAAGCTTCAGCAGATTCAGCTACACAACATCAAGATTGTGATCAATTGCAGCCTGTTGACGATATCGTAGATTATGTCACGAGCTATGCGCGTCAAAACCCTGGCACTGCTGCCTTATGGTGTTTTGGTGTGGGGTTCATCGTAGGTTGGAAATTAAAGCCCTGGTAAGTTCAGCTGCGAGGCAGGGACGTAGAAAATACGTCCTGTCTCTTTACTTGTACTCGTCATCATCGTATCGAAATTAGAGGAGATTCGCTGTGTCCCCATCCATTTCATCTCGAGAGAAGCCGCTCGATGATTCTCAGAAGCAAGCTGATGATGATGTGGGTTCGGAACTGGATTCAGAGCCGAAATCAGACAACATTCAAACTGCAGCAGATGATTGCCTGCCGGAATCTGGGCTCAGTGAAAAGCTGACAAAGCATTCTCACGGGCGGGTCTCTCTGGCGATTCTGGCTACTTTGGCAATTGTGCATGCCCTTTACTTCGCGCGTTCGATTCTGATACCGATCGCGCTTGCCATCGTTCTGTTTTTCCTGTTAGCACCTGTTGTGCGATTCCTGTCGAAACCGAAGCTGATTTCTGAATCAATTG
This window of the Gimesia fumaroli genome carries:
- a CDS encoding PP2C family protein-serine/threonine phosphatase, translated to MTGKMDCYGLTQTGSKQLQNQDQFLIADLEKSMRIHLSSLSLDNHSRVFGNSQAKLLMVAEGTGNPETGDLASRLATDSITRYFLNNMPWFLQWDEESDDDMCDALINAFEQCQQRMESDVQEHPERAGMGASLTLAYMVWPQLYVVHTGHTRCFLYRQSNLHQLTRDHSLAERLVTNGTLEADEVPEIWKNLLLNSIGGDGDSVLNPDICKMQIQMGDALLLCTDGLTKHVPDSVISEILGQDTMANDTCVSLLNEVKDRGGTDNTTVVVARFLDLGDQDVAMIDSLDVETGNTQPTPKAKILKPKQKPIAGKRNG
- a CDS encoding phage holin family protein yields the protein MRGHLGDLGADLISLSELQIELLTVDTRDAVRESFYPMILLFLGGGLVMGACPVLLTGISWWLSTVSDLSLAASFFTVALCGLLIATALFFFAWKGLGKSLGLLKRSRTELKSNIQWIKKILSEKHHYRSSRS
- a CDS encoding PSD1 and planctomycete cytochrome C domain-containing protein codes for the protein MIGRLLAQIDRPLFFHRSSIGLFLCSILFCIAVASRSQASESVPVFYETSSRKIIEAKCVRCHNPNMKKAGLDLSTAQGILKGSESGRIVQAGDPEASLLFQMIEAEEMPPDEKDRLNQNQIESLRLWIANGAKFREAISSAPAVTQHDIIPLLYLRCVACHGGRRQEAGLDLRTRESILKGGKSGPIVIPGKPEESILIQKIKSGEMPPRRKLVSVSVKPMGANELELLSQWIRLKLPELKENTNAETRLADSLVSDKDREFWSFQPPAKVQPPQVKHTDQIKNPIDAFILKKLETQGLFFSPTAEKRILIRRLYFDLTGLPPTPDEIDQFLNDPDPLAYEKLVDRLLASRRYGERWARHWLDVAGYADSEGAQNQDKVRPHMYRYRDYVIRAFNLDKPYSRFLTEQIAGDELVDYQSQEISQEAYDCLVATGFLRTAPDRTFANITNFVPDRLEVISDEMDILGSAVMGLTLKCARCHSHKFDPIPQRDYYRLTAIFKEAYDEHDWLKSQGARTLPHVMPEERRHYENHEKQLTAQVNQTRQALKDLTAKTLKVQREKKIQVLPDTDRKQILIAFSNDPSSHTAEQTKLLKKHEQLINIAPDELKKLDPEYQQKTEELQTQIKTLEAKRMSEPRIRALWSRGSPSPSYILKRGNYLTPGRPVSPGVPAVLTKNNPSFMLSNSNPKGKPVGRRLAFARWLTQPNHPLTARVIVNRIWLHHFGKGIVNTPGNFGHAGERPSHPELLDWIANEFVRQNWSLKALHRLMVTSNTYRQSSKVSERALRLDPDGRLLSRMPLKRMEGEVLRDTLLYLSGQLDETPFGPADPVEVRSDGLVTSKRSDRGWRRSIYILQRRTQIPTLLDNFDYPQMGPNCLRRGESLVAPQALHLMNDQMVHQLAVHFADQIRSEVGTDLLAQVKQIYLKAFGRTPTAEEEQIGVAALKQLAAQWQETNKQKKENTDSNQKSLVNYSHAIFNLAEFQYID
- a CDS encoding CsbD family protein, producing MATREELRGHWNEIRGRIEERWGELTSDDLDEVEGKTDQLVGKIQQKTGETRQTIETELDSIVRNLSQSASSFSEEFGDNIHEAVNKTKQQFSHASDVAKEQYGRVQESVQDGYRQAEQTVQKNPVESVAVAFGTGLIAGVIVSLVWRR
- a CDS encoding cation:proton antiporter, which gives rise to MGEHAILSLASILLAGMFCQWIAWRVKLPAILFLLPMGILAGSVSDLLQPDQLFGDLLFPFVSLAVAVILFEGSLTLKFKDIPGLERVIRNMITLGVLISWFVITLATRMLIGFSWEVSFLFGALMVVTGPTVIMPLLRTMRPKENVANILQWEGILIDPIGAILAVLVFQFIISEGTDEGFAAGLIVFGKILLSGVLFGVAGGYCFGSLIKKYWIPQYLHNFAALAFVCTIFAVSNMLATESGLLAVTVMGIWLTNMKGIDLDDILNFKESLSILLVSMLFIILAARLNLSNFIDLGWPALGIFLLIQFFVRPLSVHICALGSKLSMSERHLLSWIAPRGIVAAAISALFAIKLESTGYPEAVQMVPLTFLVIIGTVLLQSATARPLARILKVAEPEPKGFLIIGANSVTQTIALELNKNGFRTLLTDQNWSAVTEAKLKGLSAYWGNPVSEHAERHLNLIGIGNLLAMSPHLELNALAAQYFRLEFPPKCIFTIRNHQPETGPADEKSIFKFGGRFLFDETITYEDLEERLNQGAEIKTTVLTEEFSYEDYLKKLGEERLMLFAIDPNDQIHVFTAEPEFQPKANWKIMGLTPHTMTQSEATQT